The following proteins are encoded in a genomic region of Tenacibaculum sp. 190524A05c:
- a CDS encoding Rid family detoxifying hydrolase yields the protein MKLLQFSCLSLLMMLSSCSISHKKEVTPEKDDLIFHSSKLERKKNAPFSDAVEVGNTLYLAGQVGINPETGKLPEGGITGEARQTLENIKEVLELHGSDLEHVVKCTVILATTDDFKEFNKIFREYFPKNKPARTTFAAGLLVGAKIEIDVIAVKADGFKDARVN from the coding sequence ATGAAACTACTTCAATTCTCATGTTTATCATTATTAATGATGCTAAGTTCTTGTTCAATTAGTCATAAAAAAGAAGTCACTCCAGAAAAAGACGATTTAATCTTTCATTCTTCAAAACTTGAACGTAAAAAAAATGCTCCATTTTCTGATGCAGTAGAAGTGGGTAATACACTGTATTTAGCAGGTCAAGTAGGAATAAATCCAGAAACCGGAAAACTACCTGAAGGAGGTATTACTGGCGAAGCAAGACAAACGTTAGAAAATATTAAAGAAGTATTAGAACTTCATGGATCTGACCTTGAACATGTTGTAAAATGTACTGTAATTTTGGCGACAACAGATGATTTTAAGGAATTTAATAAAATTTTCCGTGAATATTTTCCTAAAAATAAGCCTGCAAGAACTACATTTGCAGCCGGTTTGCTCGTAGGGGCAAAAATTGAAATAGACGTAATAGCGGTAAAAGCAGATGGATTCAAAGACGCAAGAGTTAATTAA
- a CDS encoding 7-carboxy-7-deazaguanine synthase QueE codes for MDSKTQELIKQGKMLPLMEEFYTIQGEGAHTGTAAYFIRIGGCDVGCHWCDVKESWDANLHPPTHTDLIVDNANTYAETVVVTGGEPLMWSLDYITKQLQEKNIKTHIETSGAYKFSGVWDWFCLSPKKTKLPLQRAYEEADELKMIIHNKSDFEFAEKEASKVNDKCLLYLQPEWSKRDKMIPLIIDYVMKNPKWKISLQTHKYLNIP; via the coding sequence ATGGATTCAAAGACGCAAGAGTTAATTAAACAAGGAAAAATGCTTCCATTAATGGAAGAGTTTTATACTATTCAAGGAGAAGGAGCACATACTGGAACAGCAGCATATTTTATTAGAATAGGTGGATGTGATGTAGGTTGTCACTGGTGTGATGTTAAAGAAAGTTGGGATGCTAATTTACACCCACCAACACATACAGATTTGATTGTAGATAATGCTAATACATATGCAGAAACGGTTGTTGTTACTGGTGGAGAACCATTAATGTGGAGTTTAGACTATATTACAAAACAGTTACAAGAGAAAAATATTAAAACTCATATTGAGACTTCTGGTGCGTATAAATTTTCAGGAGTATGGGATTGGTTTTGTTTATCACCTAAAAAAACTAAACTTCCGTTACAAAGAGCTTACGAAGAAGCAGATGAATTAAAAATGATTATCCATAATAAGAGTGATTTTGAATTCGCGGAAAAAGAAGCATCGAAAGTAAATGATAAATGTTTATTGTATTTACAACCTGAATGGAGTAAAAGGGATAAAATGATTCCGCTAATTATTGATTATGTGATGAAAAATCCAAAATGGAAAATCTCACTTCAAACTCATAAATACTTAAACATACCTTAA